From a region of the Sander lucioperca isolate FBNREF2018 chromosome 8, SLUC_FBN_1.2, whole genome shotgun sequence genome:
- the dcaf6 gene encoding DDB1- and CUL4-associated factor 6 isoform X3, which translates to MVTMSCSGNLVWDVNKRLIGYNEPNTIRTNYLGRREFVQRLKLEGTLNVHDGCVNTISWNDTGEYLLSGSDDTFLVISNPYNKKVKKSIRSGHRANIFSAKFMPHTNDQEIISCSGDGIIYYTNTEKSPEHNRQCQFTCHYGTAYEIMTVPNDPYTFLSCGEDGTVRWFDLRTKTSCTKEDCKDDILINCRRAATSISISPLVPYYLAVGCSDSSVRIYDRRMLGTRATGNYMGRGTTGMCVRFVPAHLSNKSCRVTSLCYSEDGQEVLVSYSSDYIYLFNPKDDQARELKGPSEERREELRQPPVKRLRLRGDWSDTGPRARPESERERDGEQSPNVSLMQRMSDMLSRWFEEASEAQGSRGTRPQTRARGTAVGPEGASNTPAAPAVGSSQESSVPERPVGSNGPEVPAGPVAAAATMPKSTSSSSSGSSSTVTAPPPSSSSSVESSAPSSSPLTSSPDSQQRSQADTAGTSTPTPTPTPETTLSEYGPNRLPISIVCRRLQRLLRLGDPPGQGQRAARSSSSSSSSAAPERQSERAATTAAAAEMHPPTGAAEAAGSPPDQPASVPVSTSAPTTSTSSGTSRPSAAEPVLSLHYSSEGTTTSTIKLDFTDEWSSSTSSSLGSGGPKISEAVAAHSRESLSTEISVSEQPPSVSSGQQIVTAASTEPPCGASCSSAAGSSSAQAPAAGSSQGDTVASSAVERSQLEGMEDTSGGCRRAEPRAEGEEGQSQPARANQDSDDSDDDPILIPSTRFRGQGQRLNSRGSAVGDRMIRRSAAARIQELFRRRKERREMEESETQNIRRPSVKMVYKGHRNSRTMIKESCFWGNNFVMSGSDCGHIFIWDRHTAEHLMLLEADNHVVNCLQPHPYDPILASSGIDYDIKIWSPLEQSASFNRVLANEVITRNELMLEETRNTITVPASFMLRMLASLNHIRSDRPEGDRSEGSGQENEDEQ; encoded by the exons ATGGTCACAATGTCCTGCTCTGGAAACCTGGTTTGGGATGTAAATAAACGTTTAATTGGATACAACGAGCCTAACACCATCAGGACCAACTATTTAG gtAGAAGAGAATTTGTCCAGAGACTGAAACTTGAAGGGACACTGAATGTACATGATGGCTGT GTCAACACTATATCTTGGAACGACACAGGTGAATATCTCCTGTCGGGGTCAGACGACACCTTTTTGGTTATCTCCAACCCGTACAACAAAAAG GTCAAGAAGTCCATACGTTCAGGTCACCGGGCGAATATCTTCAGCGCTAAGTTCATGCCCCACACTAACGATCAGGAGATCATCTCCTGCTCCGGAGACGGCATCATCTACTACACCAACACTGAGAAGAGTCCTGAGCACAACAGACAGTGTCAGTTCACCTGCCATTATGGAACAGCTTATGAG aTTATGACGGTACCAAACGACCCCTACACGTTTCTGTCGTGTGGGGAGGACGGCACGGTGCGATGGTTTGACCTCCGCACGAAGACGAGCTGCACTAAAGAAGACTGCAAAGAT GACATCCTGATAAACTGTCGAAGGGCAGCAACCTCTATATCCATTTCTCCTCTGGTGCCGTACTACCTGGCTGTTGGCTGCTCTGACAGCTCAGTGCGGATCTACGACAGACGCATGCTGGGCACCAGAGCGACAG GTAACTACATGGGCCGGGGGACGACGGGCATGTGCGTGAGGTTTGTTCCCGCTCACCTGTCCAACAAGTCGTGTCGCGTGACTTCTCTGTGCTACAGCGAGGACGGTCAGGAGGTTCTGGTCAGCTACTCGTCTGATTACATCTACCTGTTCAACCCTAAAGATGACCAGGCGCGAGAGCTGAAGGGCCCGtctgaggagaggagggaggag ctgAGGCAGCCTCCAGTGAAGCGCCTCCGTCTGCGAGGTGACTGGTCTGACACTGGACCCCGAGCTCGTcctgagagtgagagagagagagacg GAGAGCAGAGCCCAAACGTGTCTCTGATGCAGAGGATGTCAGACATGTTGTCTCGTTGGTTTGAGGAGGCCAGCGAAGCTCAGGGCAGCAGAGGAACTCGACCTCAGACACGAGCCAGAG GAACAGCTGTCGGTCCAGAGGGGGCCTCGAACACTCCAGCTGCCCCTGCCGTTGGCTCCAGTCAGGAGTCCAGCGTCCCAGAGAGGCCTGTGGGCTCAAACGGCCCGGAGGTACCTGCCGGTCCTGTCGCCGCCGCTGCCACCATGCCTAAATccacttcctcttcctcctcagggTCGTCATCAACGGTCACAGCACCTCCTCCTTCCAGCTCCTCATCAGTGGAGAGCTCGgccccttcctcctcccccctcacCTCCTCGCCTGACTCCCAACAGAGGAGTCAGGCCGACACGGCCGGGACCTCCACGCCCACGCCCACGCCCACGCCAGAAACCACTCTCTCAG AGTACGGTCCTAATCGGCTGCCCATAAGTATAGTGTGTAGGCGTTTGCAGAGGTTACTTCGTCTGGGCGACCCACCAGGACAGGGTCAGCGAGCTGcccgttcttcttcttcttcttcttcctctgcagCCCCTGAGAGACAGTCAGAAAGagctgctactactgctgctgccgcTGAGATGCATCCCCCTACAG GAGCAGCAGAAGCTGCAGGTTCACCTCCTGATCAACCTGCTTCTGTACCAGTCAGCACCAGTGCTCCCACCACCTCCACCTCGAGCGGTACCAGTCGACCCAGTGCAGCAGAGCCAGTCCTCAGCCTACACTACAGTTCAGAGGGAACCACCACCAGCACCATCAAGCTGGACTTCACTGATGAGTG GAGCAGTAGCACATCCAGCTCTTTGGGCAGTGGAGGTCCCAAAATATCTGAGGCTGTGGCTGCACACAGCAGAGAGAGTCTGTCGACGGAGATTTCAGTGTCAGAGCAAC CTCCTTCTGTGTCCTCGGGGCAGCAGATTGTCACGGCCGCCTCCACAGAGCCGCCGTGTGGCGCCTCCTGCTCCAGTGCTGCCGGCAGCTCGTCGGCTCAGGCCCCAGCGGCGGGCTCCTCTCAGGGGGACACTGTGGCTTCTTCAGCGGTGGAGAGGAGTCAGCTGGAGGGTATGGAGGACACTTCAGGAGGCTGCAGGAGAGCGGAGCCCAGagcggagggagaggagggccAGAGTCAGCCTGCCCGGGCCAACCAGGACTCTGATGACAGCGACGACGATCCTATTCTCATCCCATCAACGAGGTTCAGAGGTCAGGGTCAGAG ATTAAATTCCAGAGGATCTGCAGTAGGAGATAGGATGATCAG ACGCTCAGCAGCCGCTCGTATCCAGGAGCTGTTTCGCAGGAGGAAAGAACGAAGGGAGATGGAGGAGAGCGAGACCCAGAATATCAGGAGACCCTCAGTCAAGATGGTCTACAAAGGCCACCGCAACTCCAGGACAATG ATAAAGGAGTCCTGTTTTTGGGGCAACAACTTTGTGATGAGCGGCTCGGACTGCGGCCACATCTTCATCTGGGACAGACACACGGCAGAGCACCTCATGTTGCTGGAAGCAGACAACCACGTGGTGAACTGCCTCCAGCCCCACCCCTACGACCCCA TTCTGGCTTCTTCAGGGATAGACTACGATATCAAGATTTGGTCGCCACTGGAACAGTCAGCATCTTTCAACAGAGTCCTGGCTAATGAG gtAATAACTCGGAACGAGCTTATGCTAGAGGAAACTAGGAACACAATCACAGTCCCGGCTTCTTTCATGCTCCGAATGTTGGCCTCCCTAAATCACATCAGatcag atcGACCAGAAGGTGATCGCTCCGAAGGTTCAGGACAGGAAAATGAGGATGAGCAGTAG
- the dcaf6 gene encoding DDB1- and CUL4-associated factor 6 isoform X1, producing MVTMSCSGNLVWDVNKRLIGYNEPNTIRTNYLGRREFVQRLKLEGTLNVHDGCVNTISWNDTGEYLLSGSDDTFLVISNPYNKKVKKSIRSGHRANIFSAKFMPHTNDQEIISCSGDGIIYYTNTEKSPEHNRQCQFTCHYGTAYEIMTVPNDPYTFLSCGEDGTVRWFDLRTKTSCTKEDCKDDILINCRRAATSISISPLVPYYLAVGCSDSSVRIYDRRMLGTRATGNYMGRGTTGMCVRFVPAHLSNKSCRVTSLCYSEDGQEVLVSYSSDYIYLFNPKDDQARELKGPSEERREELRQPPVKRLRLRGDWSDTGPRARPESERERDGEQSPNVSLMQRMSDMLSRWFEEASEAQGSRGTRPQTRARGTAVGPEGASNTPAAPAVGSSQESSVPERPVGSNGPEVPAGPVAAAATMPKSTSSSSSGSSSTVTAPPPSSSSSVESSAPSSSPLTSSPDSQQRSQADTAGTSTPTPTPTPETTLSEYGPNRLPISIVCRRLQRLLRLGDPPGQGQRAARSSSSSSSSAAPERQSERAATTAAAAEMHPPTDSPSSVVNKQLGSMTLDEQQGAAEAAGSPPDQPASVPVSTSAPTTSTSSGTSRPSAAEPVLSLHYSSEGTTTSTIKLDFTDEWSSSTSSSLGSGGPKISEAVAAHSRESLSTEISVSEQPPSVSSGQQIVTAASTEPPCGASCSSAAGSSSAQAPAAGSSQGDTVASSAVERSQLEGMEDTSGGCRRAEPRAEGEEGQSQPARANQDSDDSDDDPILIPSTRFRGQGQRLNSRGSAVGDRMIRRSAAARIQELFRRRKERREMEESETQNIRRPSVKMVYKGHRNSRTMIKESCFWGNNFVMSGSDCGHIFIWDRHTAEHLMLLEADNHVVNCLQPHPYDPILASSGIDYDIKIWSPLEQSASFNRVLANEVITRNELMLEETRNTITVPASFMLRMLASLNHIRSDRPEGDRSEGSGQENEDEQ from the exons ATGGTCACAATGTCCTGCTCTGGAAACCTGGTTTGGGATGTAAATAAACGTTTAATTGGATACAACGAGCCTAACACCATCAGGACCAACTATTTAG gtAGAAGAGAATTTGTCCAGAGACTGAAACTTGAAGGGACACTGAATGTACATGATGGCTGT GTCAACACTATATCTTGGAACGACACAGGTGAATATCTCCTGTCGGGGTCAGACGACACCTTTTTGGTTATCTCCAACCCGTACAACAAAAAG GTCAAGAAGTCCATACGTTCAGGTCACCGGGCGAATATCTTCAGCGCTAAGTTCATGCCCCACACTAACGATCAGGAGATCATCTCCTGCTCCGGAGACGGCATCATCTACTACACCAACACTGAGAAGAGTCCTGAGCACAACAGACAGTGTCAGTTCACCTGCCATTATGGAACAGCTTATGAG aTTATGACGGTACCAAACGACCCCTACACGTTTCTGTCGTGTGGGGAGGACGGCACGGTGCGATGGTTTGACCTCCGCACGAAGACGAGCTGCACTAAAGAAGACTGCAAAGAT GACATCCTGATAAACTGTCGAAGGGCAGCAACCTCTATATCCATTTCTCCTCTGGTGCCGTACTACCTGGCTGTTGGCTGCTCTGACAGCTCAGTGCGGATCTACGACAGACGCATGCTGGGCACCAGAGCGACAG GTAACTACATGGGCCGGGGGACGACGGGCATGTGCGTGAGGTTTGTTCCCGCTCACCTGTCCAACAAGTCGTGTCGCGTGACTTCTCTGTGCTACAGCGAGGACGGTCAGGAGGTTCTGGTCAGCTACTCGTCTGATTACATCTACCTGTTCAACCCTAAAGATGACCAGGCGCGAGAGCTGAAGGGCCCGtctgaggagaggagggaggag ctgAGGCAGCCTCCAGTGAAGCGCCTCCGTCTGCGAGGTGACTGGTCTGACACTGGACCCCGAGCTCGTcctgagagtgagagagagagagacg GAGAGCAGAGCCCAAACGTGTCTCTGATGCAGAGGATGTCAGACATGTTGTCTCGTTGGTTTGAGGAGGCCAGCGAAGCTCAGGGCAGCAGAGGAACTCGACCTCAGACACGAGCCAGAG GAACAGCTGTCGGTCCAGAGGGGGCCTCGAACACTCCAGCTGCCCCTGCCGTTGGCTCCAGTCAGGAGTCCAGCGTCCCAGAGAGGCCTGTGGGCTCAAACGGCCCGGAGGTACCTGCCGGTCCTGTCGCCGCCGCTGCCACCATGCCTAAATccacttcctcttcctcctcagggTCGTCATCAACGGTCACAGCACCTCCTCCTTCCAGCTCCTCATCAGTGGAGAGCTCGgccccttcctcctcccccctcacCTCCTCGCCTGACTCCCAACAGAGGAGTCAGGCCGACACGGCCGGGACCTCCACGCCCACGCCCACGCCCACGCCAGAAACCACTCTCTCAG AGTACGGTCCTAATCGGCTGCCCATAAGTATAGTGTGTAGGCGTTTGCAGAGGTTACTTCGTCTGGGCGACCCACCAGGACAGGGTCAGCGAGCTGcccgttcttcttcttcttcttcttcctctgcagCCCCTGAGAGACAGTCAGAAAGagctgctactactgctgctgccgcTGAGATGCATCCCCCTACAG ATTCCCCCTCATCTGTGGTTAACAAACAGCTGGGATCCATGACTCTTGATGAACAGCAGG GAGCAGCAGAAGCTGCAGGTTCACCTCCTGATCAACCTGCTTCTGTACCAGTCAGCACCAGTGCTCCCACCACCTCCACCTCGAGCGGTACCAGTCGACCCAGTGCAGCAGAGCCAGTCCTCAGCCTACACTACAGTTCAGAGGGAACCACCACCAGCACCATCAAGCTGGACTTCACTGATGAGTG GAGCAGTAGCACATCCAGCTCTTTGGGCAGTGGAGGTCCCAAAATATCTGAGGCTGTGGCTGCACACAGCAGAGAGAGTCTGTCGACGGAGATTTCAGTGTCAGAGCAAC CTCCTTCTGTGTCCTCGGGGCAGCAGATTGTCACGGCCGCCTCCACAGAGCCGCCGTGTGGCGCCTCCTGCTCCAGTGCTGCCGGCAGCTCGTCGGCTCAGGCCCCAGCGGCGGGCTCCTCTCAGGGGGACACTGTGGCTTCTTCAGCGGTGGAGAGGAGTCAGCTGGAGGGTATGGAGGACACTTCAGGAGGCTGCAGGAGAGCGGAGCCCAGagcggagggagaggagggccAGAGTCAGCCTGCCCGGGCCAACCAGGACTCTGATGACAGCGACGACGATCCTATTCTCATCCCATCAACGAGGTTCAGAGGTCAGGGTCAGAG ATTAAATTCCAGAGGATCTGCAGTAGGAGATAGGATGATCAG ACGCTCAGCAGCCGCTCGTATCCAGGAGCTGTTTCGCAGGAGGAAAGAACGAAGGGAGATGGAGGAGAGCGAGACCCAGAATATCAGGAGACCCTCAGTCAAGATGGTCTACAAAGGCCACCGCAACTCCAGGACAATG ATAAAGGAGTCCTGTTTTTGGGGCAACAACTTTGTGATGAGCGGCTCGGACTGCGGCCACATCTTCATCTGGGACAGACACACGGCAGAGCACCTCATGTTGCTGGAAGCAGACAACCACGTGGTGAACTGCCTCCAGCCCCACCCCTACGACCCCA TTCTGGCTTCTTCAGGGATAGACTACGATATCAAGATTTGGTCGCCACTGGAACAGTCAGCATCTTTCAACAGAGTCCTGGCTAATGAG gtAATAACTCGGAACGAGCTTATGCTAGAGGAAACTAGGAACACAATCACAGTCCCGGCTTCTTTCATGCTCCGAATGTTGGCCTCCCTAAATCACATCAGatcag atcGACCAGAAGGTGATCGCTCCGAAGGTTCAGGACAGGAAAATGAGGATGAGCAGTAG
- the dcaf6 gene encoding DDB1- and CUL4-associated factor 6 isoform X2, which translates to MVTMSCSGNLVWDVNKRLIGYNEPNTIRTNYLGRREFVQRLKLEGTLNVHDGCVNTISWNDTGEYLLSGSDDTFLVISNPYNKKVKKSIRSGHRANIFSAKFMPHTNDQEIISCSGDGIIYYTNTEKSPEHNRQCQFTCHYGTAYEIMTVPNDPYTFLSCGEDGTVRWFDLRTKTSCTKEDCKDDILINCRRAATSISISPLVPYYLAVGCSDSSVRIYDRRMLGTRATGNYMGRGTTGMCVRFVPAHLSNKSCRVTSLCYSEDGQEVLVSYSSDYIYLFNPKDDQARELKGPSEERREELRQPPVKRLRLRGDWSDTGPRARPESERERDGEQSPNVSLMQRMSDMLSRWFEEASEAQGSRGTRPQTRARGTAVGPEGASNTPAAPAVGSSQESSVPERPVGSNGPEVPAGPVAAAATMPKSTSSSSSGSSSTVTAPPPSSSSSVESSAPSSSPLTSSPDSQQRSQADTAGTSTPTPTPTPETTLSEYGPNRLPISIVCRRLQRLLRLGDPPGQGQRAARSSSSSSSSAAPERQSERAATTAAAAEMHPPTDSPSSVVNKQLGSMTLDEQQGAAEAAGSPPDQPASVPVSTSAPTTSTSSGTSRPSAAEPVLSLHYSSEGTTTSTIKLDFTDEWSSSTSSSLGSGGPKISEAVAAHSRESLSTEISVSEQPPSVSSGQQIVTAASTEPPCGASCSSAAGSSSAQAPAAGSSQGDTVASSAVERSQLEGMEDTSGGCRRAEPRAEGEEGQSQPARANQDSDDSDDDPILIPSTRFRGQGQRRSAAARIQELFRRRKERREMEESETQNIRRPSVKMVYKGHRNSRTMIKESCFWGNNFVMSGSDCGHIFIWDRHTAEHLMLLEADNHVVNCLQPHPYDPILASSGIDYDIKIWSPLEQSASFNRVLANEVITRNELMLEETRNTITVPASFMLRMLASLNHIRSDRPEGDRSEGSGQENEDEQ; encoded by the exons ATGGTCACAATGTCCTGCTCTGGAAACCTGGTTTGGGATGTAAATAAACGTTTAATTGGATACAACGAGCCTAACACCATCAGGACCAACTATTTAG gtAGAAGAGAATTTGTCCAGAGACTGAAACTTGAAGGGACACTGAATGTACATGATGGCTGT GTCAACACTATATCTTGGAACGACACAGGTGAATATCTCCTGTCGGGGTCAGACGACACCTTTTTGGTTATCTCCAACCCGTACAACAAAAAG GTCAAGAAGTCCATACGTTCAGGTCACCGGGCGAATATCTTCAGCGCTAAGTTCATGCCCCACACTAACGATCAGGAGATCATCTCCTGCTCCGGAGACGGCATCATCTACTACACCAACACTGAGAAGAGTCCTGAGCACAACAGACAGTGTCAGTTCACCTGCCATTATGGAACAGCTTATGAG aTTATGACGGTACCAAACGACCCCTACACGTTTCTGTCGTGTGGGGAGGACGGCACGGTGCGATGGTTTGACCTCCGCACGAAGACGAGCTGCACTAAAGAAGACTGCAAAGAT GACATCCTGATAAACTGTCGAAGGGCAGCAACCTCTATATCCATTTCTCCTCTGGTGCCGTACTACCTGGCTGTTGGCTGCTCTGACAGCTCAGTGCGGATCTACGACAGACGCATGCTGGGCACCAGAGCGACAG GTAACTACATGGGCCGGGGGACGACGGGCATGTGCGTGAGGTTTGTTCCCGCTCACCTGTCCAACAAGTCGTGTCGCGTGACTTCTCTGTGCTACAGCGAGGACGGTCAGGAGGTTCTGGTCAGCTACTCGTCTGATTACATCTACCTGTTCAACCCTAAAGATGACCAGGCGCGAGAGCTGAAGGGCCCGtctgaggagaggagggaggag ctgAGGCAGCCTCCAGTGAAGCGCCTCCGTCTGCGAGGTGACTGGTCTGACACTGGACCCCGAGCTCGTcctgagagtgagagagagagagacg GAGAGCAGAGCCCAAACGTGTCTCTGATGCAGAGGATGTCAGACATGTTGTCTCGTTGGTTTGAGGAGGCCAGCGAAGCTCAGGGCAGCAGAGGAACTCGACCTCAGACACGAGCCAGAG GAACAGCTGTCGGTCCAGAGGGGGCCTCGAACACTCCAGCTGCCCCTGCCGTTGGCTCCAGTCAGGAGTCCAGCGTCCCAGAGAGGCCTGTGGGCTCAAACGGCCCGGAGGTACCTGCCGGTCCTGTCGCCGCCGCTGCCACCATGCCTAAATccacttcctcttcctcctcagggTCGTCATCAACGGTCACAGCACCTCCTCCTTCCAGCTCCTCATCAGTGGAGAGCTCGgccccttcctcctcccccctcacCTCCTCGCCTGACTCCCAACAGAGGAGTCAGGCCGACACGGCCGGGACCTCCACGCCCACGCCCACGCCCACGCCAGAAACCACTCTCTCAG AGTACGGTCCTAATCGGCTGCCCATAAGTATAGTGTGTAGGCGTTTGCAGAGGTTACTTCGTCTGGGCGACCCACCAGGACAGGGTCAGCGAGCTGcccgttcttcttcttcttcttcttcctctgcagCCCCTGAGAGACAGTCAGAAAGagctgctactactgctgctgccgcTGAGATGCATCCCCCTACAG ATTCCCCCTCATCTGTGGTTAACAAACAGCTGGGATCCATGACTCTTGATGAACAGCAGG GAGCAGCAGAAGCTGCAGGTTCACCTCCTGATCAACCTGCTTCTGTACCAGTCAGCACCAGTGCTCCCACCACCTCCACCTCGAGCGGTACCAGTCGACCCAGTGCAGCAGAGCCAGTCCTCAGCCTACACTACAGTTCAGAGGGAACCACCACCAGCACCATCAAGCTGGACTTCACTGATGAGTG GAGCAGTAGCACATCCAGCTCTTTGGGCAGTGGAGGTCCCAAAATATCTGAGGCTGTGGCTGCACACAGCAGAGAGAGTCTGTCGACGGAGATTTCAGTGTCAGAGCAAC CTCCTTCTGTGTCCTCGGGGCAGCAGATTGTCACGGCCGCCTCCACAGAGCCGCCGTGTGGCGCCTCCTGCTCCAGTGCTGCCGGCAGCTCGTCGGCTCAGGCCCCAGCGGCGGGCTCCTCTCAGGGGGACACTGTGGCTTCTTCAGCGGTGGAGAGGAGTCAGCTGGAGGGTATGGAGGACACTTCAGGAGGCTGCAGGAGAGCGGAGCCCAGagcggagggagaggagggccAGAGTCAGCCTGCCCGGGCCAACCAGGACTCTGATGACAGCGACGACGATCCTATTCTCATCCCATCAACGAGGTTCAGAGGTCAGGGTCAGAG ACGCTCAGCAGCCGCTCGTATCCAGGAGCTGTTTCGCAGGAGGAAAGAACGAAGGGAGATGGAGGAGAGCGAGACCCAGAATATCAGGAGACCCTCAGTCAAGATGGTCTACAAAGGCCACCGCAACTCCAGGACAATG ATAAAGGAGTCCTGTTTTTGGGGCAACAACTTTGTGATGAGCGGCTCGGACTGCGGCCACATCTTCATCTGGGACAGACACACGGCAGAGCACCTCATGTTGCTGGAAGCAGACAACCACGTGGTGAACTGCCTCCAGCCCCACCCCTACGACCCCA TTCTGGCTTCTTCAGGGATAGACTACGATATCAAGATTTGGTCGCCACTGGAACAGTCAGCATCTTTCAACAGAGTCCTGGCTAATGAG gtAATAACTCGGAACGAGCTTATGCTAGAGGAAACTAGGAACACAATCACAGTCCCGGCTTCTTTCATGCTCCGAATGTTGGCCTCCCTAAATCACATCAGatcag atcGACCAGAAGGTGATCGCTCCGAAGGTTCAGGACAGGAAAATGAGGATGAGCAGTAG